The Coleofasciculus sp. FACHB-1120 genome segment GCTGGCTTATTTAGTGAAGATAGCACTTTCTTTGACTATGGTTGCGGCTACGGAAGCGATATTCAGCACATAGCGGAAAAGGGCTACACCAGCGCTGGATGGGACCCTTATTACTCTCCAGATACCCCCCGTACCACCGCTGATATTGTTAATCTCGGTTATATCATCAATGTCATTGAACGTACAGATGAGCGTCGAGAAGCATTATTAAACGCCTGGGAGTTAACAGGAAAAGTCCTGATTGTTGCTGCACTGGTTTTAATTGATGACCGAGGCGCGGGTCAAGTTGCCTACGGCGATGGGGTAATTACTCGCCGCAATACTTTTCAGAAATACTACGAACAGGAAGAACTGAAAATTTATATTGACCAGGTTCTTAATGTTAATGCGGTGCCAGTTGCACTTGGCATTTACTTTGTTTTCCGAGATGAAAGCCTTGCCGAAGCTTACCGCGCCTCTCGCTTTCGTTCCCGCGCCACAACTCCCAGAGTGCGTGCCAATATCAAGCGATTTGAAGATTATCAGGAAATGCTGGCACCGCTGATGGCTTTTGTCACCGAACGCGGTCGTCTGCCTGTCAAAAATGAAAAACCAGAATTAGAAAATTTGAGGGCTGAATTTGGCGGGTTTCGCCGTGCCTTCCAGGTCATTTTACAAGCAACCGACCAAAAAGAGTGGGATGCGATCGCTCAAAAACGCCGCTTAGACCTTTTAGTTTATCTCGCACTAGGCAAGTTCAATCATCTGAAGCTCAAACAAATATCACCAGAAGTCCGTAACGATATCAAATGTTTATTCGGTAACTACGACGAAGCCTGGGAATTAGCTGAGGAAATGCTATTTAGTCTAGGCGATCCCGGTGTAATTGCCCACTGCTGTCAACAAAGCTTGGTTGGCTGTACCAGTGGTTTTAAATACGCACCTCTCTATCCTAGTTCCTTCATGGTTCATGTTTCAGCTTTTTCCGAACTCGAACCGTTGCTGCGCCTCTACGAAGGCTGCGCTAGTCGTACAATTGGACGCATGGATGAAGCTACACTAATTAAATTCCACACCTATAAACCAAAAATTTCATATTTGTTCTACCCCAATTTTGACACTGACCCTCATCCGGTTCTGCACACCAGTATGCAAATCGATCTGAGAGATTTGAGCGTCAGCTATCGAGATTACGAAGATGATGTTAATCCACCAATCTTGCATCGAAAAGAAACGGTTGTCCAACCAGATTATCCTGGCTATAAAAAGTTTGCAAAACTCACCCAACAAGAGGAAAAACGGGGACTCTTAAAAGATACCCGTGCCATCAGAAATCTTCAGGATTGGCAACAATGTTTAGAAAGCCACTCTTTAGAAATCCAAAATTATTGTCTTCGTCGGCGTACAGATACTGGTCCGATTCAAGGGCAAAAAATAACAATAGTTTGTGAAGAAATGAAAAACTAAAAAAGGCAAATTTATAAAAAATAAAAACAATATATGATTAGAATAAAACTACCTAATTAAGTTGCTAAGCATTGAATGCGGCAAGTCATTAAGAAACAATTCTTTTAAGACCAAACACTATTTATTTTTTCGCAACAGATGCGACTTTACTCGATAGACTGTTTCCGCAATTGCTTTGCCAACTTAACCCAATGTTCAATTCCTTTCTGTGTCGGTTGTCTTGACGCTGTAAATGTTCTGATATCTCTCTTGTGTTGAGCGCCATAACTAACATGAATCGGTTTATCGATTCCGTAAAAATAAAGAGAATCAAAGGGTAATTCTTGATTTAATATCCAATCAACAAGCTGAGTGCTAGATAAACCTAAAATAATAAAATCGCAGGCAGCACCTCGCCGTTGGCAGTAATATTTACCATTTTTATTCACTTCATGCGCCATGTGCTGGTCTAGTTCCGGTGCAACTCGACCATTTTTATGACCTGTCTCTGGATCTTTTTTATCTAGGTGTCTTTTTAAGTCCTTAGAACAAAAACCATAAGTTAGGCAAAAATTATTAGCGCCAAAGAAATCAATAATTGGATCTAAAATAAATTGATTTAGCTTTTGTAGTGCAGGTAGCGTTTCTTCAGGATTTTGAGGAAATGGATAAATTTTGGATACGTACTTTTGATAAGTCTGGGTGCAGGTGCAAAAATCCTCTAAAGTAAGGTATTTTCCCAGAGAAACTTCTTTCATAGTTGAGGAACTATCGTGCATCAAGATTACAATAAGCTAGTACGCGATCGCATTCCCGAAATCATTCGTCAAGCAGGGCGAGAGTGCGAAGTAGAGGTAATGTCAGAGGCAGCGTATCACCAAGCATTGCGAGATAAACTCATCGAAGAAGCGCAAGAAGCCGCTGAAGCTACTGCTCAAGACTTAGTGAAAGAACTCGCTGACCTATACGAAGTCATCGATGCCTTGTGTGCAGCTTGTCAAATAGAGCGTTCCTCCATTCTGGTAGAACAAGAAAAACGACGTTTAGAGCGAGGTGGCTTTGACCAGCGCTTTCGATTATTGTGGACTCAGTAGCCGCGAAGTCGATACGGTAGAGGTATGGATAATCCGCTACACCTGCTAGACATCGCCGAGTCTTATCTAAGAAAATCGGTTGCACCATTAGCCACACAGATAGATAGCAGCTCAGAAGCACTACGAGAGGCACTCAAAGGACTTGGCGAACGTTCGTTACTAGCGTTGCGAGTTCCCCAAGAGCGGGGTGGTTCCGAAGTCAGCGAACAGACTTTTCGGATTTTCCAAGAGCTAATCGCAAGATACTCCGGCGCTTTGGCATTCTTGCAGGCTCAACATCAAAGTGCTGGCGGGATGCTTGCTACCAGCAAAAATTCTTCTCTCAAATGCCAGTATCTTCCCCATATGAGCAACGGGGAGATTTTAGTCGGCGTCGGCTTCTCTCAATTGCGGCGGCAGGGCGACCCAACAGTGAAAGCCTTTCCGGTTGAAGGGGGATATCATCTAGAGGGACAAGTGCCTTGGGTAACGGGCTGGGGCT includes the following:
- a CDS encoding DNA phosphorothioation-associated putative methyltransferase, whose protein sequence is MMLNTYKVEEWDAKLFLNRCAKTHHRQDILLYLAVSNDCSHLENLAAEVQNNFHGWFDKDKPISEGANDLSVIVNCCQQSPIGKLLPGALYVHVSALSHLDPLLRLYEGYARRTVGRIDGATLIKFNIEQPKISYLFYPDFDPDPHPALQASIQIDVRDGSSTYRDYSTSDNPPVLHRKETFVTPDYPHYEKFANLTRQEEKLRLLDKTRGIGTLRGWLECLQDYGVEIQGHQVIRQKTGDNLHPTSLHSTLPKIERHKAAIARKNLSRPVRLALEAGLFSEDSTFFDYGCGYGSDIQHIAEKGYTSAGWDPYYSPDTPRTTADIVNLGYIINVIERTDERREALLNAWELTGKVLIVAALVLIDDRGAGQVAYGDGVITRRNTFQKYYEQEELKIYIDQVLNVNAVPVALGIYFVFRDESLAEAYRASRFRSRATTPRVRANIKRFEDYQEMLAPLMAFVTERGRLPVKNEKPELENLRAEFGGFRRAFQVILQATDQKEWDAIAQKRRLDLLVYLALGKFNHLKLKQISPEVRNDIKCLFGNYDEAWELAEEMLFSLGDPGVIAHCCQQSLVGCTSGFKYAPLYPSSFMVHVSAFSELEPLLRLYEGCASRTIGRMDEATLIKFHTYKPKISYLFYPNFDTDPHPVLHTSMQIDLRDLSVSYRDYEDDVNPPILHRKETVVQPDYPGYKKFAKLTQQEEKRGLLKDTRAIRNLQDWQQCLESHSLEIQNYCLRRRTDTGPIQGQKITIVCEEMKN
- a CDS encoding nucleoside triphosphate pyrophosphohydrolase — encoded protein: MHQDYNKLVRDRIPEIIRQAGRECEVEVMSEAAYHQALRDKLIEEAQEAAEATAQDLVKELADLYEVIDALCAACQIERSSILVEQEKRRLERGGFDQRFRLLWTQ